In one window of Macadamia integrifolia cultivar HAES 741 chromosome 2, SCU_Mint_v3, whole genome shotgun sequence DNA:
- the LOC122056901 gene encoding probable LRR receptor-like serine/threonine-protein kinase At3g47570: MGFSLMLLSICTNNTILLLLWCGSCMSLAHSQSEGSKGTDRLALLAIKARISIDPFHVVSSWNDSIPYCEWQGVICGGHRHPNRVRALRLLSNGLVGSLAPEIGNLSFLRKISLENNSFHGEIPREVSFLFRLRYLRIFNNSFEGEIPSNISRCFNLINLGLSNNNIVGKIPVEFGTLSKLQLLSIHGNKLTGQIPSSFGNLSSLQTISAALNDLSGSIPDSLGQMARLIHVGLSGNKLSGTIPPTIYNLSSLTVFDVGFNNLQGTLPPNIGFTLPNLWWFLISSNQFHGPIPISMSNLSKIEKLEVGGNNFSGKVDIHFGGLSKLNWLSFDSNNLGSGGADDLNFINTLTNSLTGLDLGDNRFGGMFPNSIANLTTQLTILDLSNNQISGEIPKGIGNIESLQSLILYSNLLEGSIPTSIGRLQMLNRLYLDGNRFTGPIPSSFGNLTLLIELSLNDNHLQGKIPSSIGKCKSLLLLDLSHNSFNGIIPREIFNPSMLVELNFSGNSFFGSLPSQVGQLTNLEILDVSKNMLYGEIPSTLGTCTSLEHLLMEGNLFQGSIPLSLSFLRGLQELDLSHNNFSGFIPKYLGRFKFLQNLNLSFNHLVGEVPTDGVFKNLSAISVIGNNKLCGGIPELHLPPCQTKKSKEDGRPHVFKLIVIICACGGSLCLIFMTIFFIIYRRRIKKKESSLPLIDGCHFKISYAQLLKATDGFSSTNLIGVGSFGSVYKGVLNHGETIIAVKVFNTTQGGASKSFMVECKSLRNIRHRNLVRILTSCSSIDFEGNDFKALVYEFMPGGNLEGWLHLHANGIQDEQRHLNLVQRLNIAIDVATALDYLHHHCHMQIIHCDLKPSNILLDGDLIAHLGDFGISRILSKATSRSQSHTSSIGIRGSIGYIAPEYGAGVDISTHGDIYSYGILLLEMFTGKRPTHEMFKDNFNLQCWAEMALHDGVMVIIDPSLLSVEEDEEGEATNVTNMTGSRRCIKDRVQECLISVIRIGVVCSAESPLDRMDINDVVKELLLIKNIYLGVGTNQGR; encoded by the exons ATGGGGTTTTCCTTGATGCTTTTGTCCATTTGCACTAATAataccattcttcttcttctctggtgCGGCAGCTGCATGAGCTTGGCGCATTCACAATCAGAAGGATCAAAAGGAACAGATCGACTAGCCTTGTTGGCCATCAAGGCTCGCATATCCATTGATCCCTTTCATGTTGTGAGCTCATGGAATGACTCCATCCCCTATTGCGAGTGGCAAGGTGTTATATGTGGTGGTCACCGGCATCCAAACAGGGTCAGAGCCTTGCGTTTACTTTCCAATGGACTGGTGGGGTCCTTGGCTCCAGAAATAGGAAACCTCAGTTTCCTTCGGAAGATTTCGCTTGAGAACAATAGCTTCCATGGTGAAATCCCTCGTGAAGTAAGTTTTCTGTTCAGGCTTCGTTATTTAAGAATATTCAACAATTCTTTTGAAGGGGAAATCCCATCCAACATATCACGTTGCTTCAATCTTATAAATCTCGGTTTATCTAACAACAATATTGTGGGGAAAATTCCAGTAGAGTTTGGCACCTTGTCGAAGCTTCAATTGCTTTCAATCCATGGCAACAAATTGACGGGACAGATCCCATCTTCCTTTGGAAATCTTTCATCCCTTCAAACCATTTCTGCAGCACTCAATGATTTAAGTGGAAGTATTCCAGATTCCCTTGGCCAAATGGCAAGATTAATACATGTCGGGCTTAGTGGAAATAAGTTGTCTGGTACCATTCCTCCCACCATATATAATCTTTCTTCACTCACTGTTTTTGATGTGGGATTTAATAATCTTCAAGGTACTCTTCCACCAAATATAGGCTTCACCCTTCCTAATTTATGGTGGTTTTTAATTTCGAGTAACCAGTTTCATGGGCCAATTCCAATTTCTATGTCCAATTTGTCAAAAATCGAAAAACTGGAAGTTGGAGGAAACAATTTTAGTGGGAAAGTGGATATCCATTTTGGAGGCCTATCGAAACTCAATTGGCTTTCATTCGACTCGAATAATTTGGGAAGTGGAGGGGCCGATGACCTGAATTTTATCAACACATTGACCAATAGTTTAACAGGTCTGGACCTTGGTGATAATCGGTTTGGTGGTATGTTCCCCAACTCTATAGCAAACTTAACGACCCAACTGACAATACTCGATCTgtcaaataatcaaatatctGGAGAAATCCCGAAGGGGATAGGGAACATTGAAAGCTTACAAAGCTTGATCCTATATAGTAACTTACTGGAAGGAAGTATTCCAACTTCAATTGGGAGACTTCAAATGCTAAATAGACTCTATTTAGATGGGAACAGATTCACAGGACCAAtcccttcttcttttggaaACTTGACACTTTTGATTGAGCTATCTTTAAATGATAATCACTTGCAAGGAAAAATACCTTCAAGTATTGGGAAATGCAAATCTCTGTTACTCTTGGACCTTTCTCATAATAGTTTCAATGGTATCATCCCTAGAGAGATATTTAATCCTTCCATGCTAGTAGAGCTAAACTTCAGTGGAAATTCTTTCTTTGGTTCTCTACCATCGCAAGTGGGTCAACTGACCAATCTTGAAATCTTAGATGTTTCTAAGAACATGTTGTATGGGGAAATCCCTAGCACCCTAGGTACTTGTACAAGCCTAGAGCACCTTTTAATGGAGGGTAACTTATTTCAAGGATCTATACCATTGTCTTTGAGTTTTCTACGAGGTCTTCAAGAATTAGATCTTTCTCACAACAACTTCTCTGGTTTTATCCCAAAATATTTGGGTAGATTTAAGTTCTTACAGAACTTGAATTTATCATTTAATCATTTGGTGGGTGAGGTACCAACAGATGGAGTCTTTAAAAATTTGAGTGCAATTTCAGTCATTGGAAACAATAAGCTTTGTGGAGGTATACCAGAACTTCATTTACCACCATGCCAAACGAAAAAGTCAAAAGAAGATGGTAGGCCTCATGTTTTCAAGCTGATAGTCATCATATGTGCGTGTGGGGGTTCTCTATGTTTGATATTCATGacaatttttttcattatctaccgaagaagaataaaaaagaaagaatcttcTTTACCTTTGATAGACGGCTGTCATTTTAAGATCTCTTATGCCCAACTTCTGAAAGCCACCGATGGATTTTCTTCTACAAATTTGATTGGAGTGGGGAGTTTTGGTTCTGTGTACAAAGGAGTACTTAATCATGGGGAAACTATTATTGCAGTAAAGGTCTTCAACACAACACAAGGAGGTGCTTCCAAGAGTTTCATGGTTGAATGTAAATCCCTGAGAAACATCCGGCATCGTAATCTTGTAAGAATCTTAACATCTTGCTCAAGTATAGATTTTGAAGGCAATGATTTTAAGGCTTTAGTTTATGAGTTCATGCCTGGTGGGAATTTGGAGGGGTGGTTGCATCTACATGCAAATGGAATACAAGATGAACAAAGACATTTAAATCTCGTTCAAAGATTGAATATTGCCATTGATGTGGCAACTGCATTGGATTATCTGCACCACCATTGTCATATGCAAATTATTCACTGTGATCTAAAGCCAAGCAATATTCTTCTCGATGGTGATTTGATTGCACATTTGGGTGATTTTGGGATATCAAGAATTCTTTCAAAAGCTACAAGTAGATCTCAAAGTCACACGAGCTCGATCGGAATAAGGGGATCTATTGGATACATTGCGCCAG AGTATGGTGCAGGTGTTGATATTTCAACCCATGGTGATATCTACAGTTATGGGATTCTCTTGTTAGAGATGTTCACAGGGAAAAGGCCTACTCATGAAATGTTCAAAGATAACTTTAATCTTCAATGCTGGGCTGAGATGGCTTTGCATGATGGAGTGATGGTCATAATTGACCCATCACTTCTCtctgttgaagaagatgaagaaggtgaAGCAACAAATGTAACCAACATGACTGGAAGTCGAAGATGCATTAAAGATAGAGTGCAAGAGTGTCTTATATCAGTTATTAGGATCGGAGTTGTTTGCTCAGCTGAATCACCATTGGATCGGATGGACATAAATGATGTGGTCAAAGAGCTACTTCTGATCAAGAACATTTATCTGGGAGTTGGCACTAATCAAGGAAGATGA
- the LOC122056920 gene encoding putative receptor-like protein kinase At3g47110: protein MSLANGTDQLAFLAFKARITNDPFHVVSSWNDSVPYCKWPNILCGGHQHPNRVRALHLQSSGLVGSMTPEIGKLTFLCEILLHNNSFHGEIRHEVSFRSRLRYLYLHNNTFQGEIPPNITRCSNLRQISLGFNNLVGKFSVELGTLSKLQFLAFHFNRLTGQIPPSVGNLSSLDTVSTAANHLSGSIPNALAQLKRLEYLTLAENKLSVTIPLGIYNLSSLIGFDVGVEQLELGGNSLSGKVDIHFEGLSNLNWLSKYSNHLGSGGVDDLNFVDTLTNCSSLTFLDLSGNRFGGVFPNYIVNLSIQLTMLFLSNNQISGEIPVGIGKFESLQSLGLYGNLLEGSIPTSIGRLQMLNQLKLYRNRFTGPIPSSFENLTLLIELSLSENLLQGKIPSSLAKCKYLLRLDLSSNSFSDIIPREIFDFSTLIELNLSRNSFFGFLPLQVGRLTNLGILDVFENILCGEIPSTLGICTSLEHLFMEVSLVLQHILGD, encoded by the exons ATGAGCTTGGCAAATGGAACGGATCAACTAGCATTTCTGGCTTTCAAGGCTCGCATAACCAATGATCCCTTCCATGTTGTGAGCTCCTGGAATGACTCTGTCCCCTATTGCAAGTGGCCAAACATTTTATGTGGCGGTCACCAGCATCCAAACAGGGTCAGAGCCTTGCATTTACAGTCTAGTGGATTGGTGGGATCCATGACTCCAGAAATAGGAAAGCTCACTTTCCTCTGCGAGATTTTGCTCCACAACAACAGCTTCCATGGTGAAATCCGTCATGAAGTAAGCTTTCGGTCCAGACTTCGTTATTTATACCTACACAACAATACATTTCAAGGGGAAATCCCACCCAACATAACACGATGTTCCAACCTTAGACAAATCAGTTTAGGTTTCAACAATCTTGTGGGAAAATTTTCAGTAGAACTTGGTACCTTGTCGAAGCTTCAATTCCTTGCATTCCATTTCAATAGATTGACGGGACAGATCCCACCTTCCGTTGGAAATCTTTCATCCCTTGACACCGTTTCCACAGCAGCCAATCACTTAAGTGGAAGTATTCCAAATGCCCTTGCCCAATTGAAAAGATTAGAGTATCTCACGCTTGCTGAAAATAAGTTGTCTGTAACTATCCCTCTAGGTATATATAATCTTTCCTCACTCATTGGTTTTGATGTTGGAG TTGAACAACTTGAACTTGGTGGAAACAGTCTTAGTGGGAAAGTGGATATCCATTTTGAAGGCCTATCAAATCTCAATTGGCTTTCAAAGTATTCGAATCACTTGGGAAGTGGAGGGGTTGATGACCTGAATTTTGTCGACACATTGACCAACTGTAGTAGTTTAACATTTTTGGACCTTTCTGGAAATCGGTTTGGTGGTGTGTTCCCCAACTACATAGTAAACTTATCAATCCAACTGACAATGCTCTTTCTgtcaaataatcaaatatctGGAGAAATCCCAGTGGGGATAGGGAAATTTGAAAGCTTACAAAGCTTGGGCCTATATGGTAACTTATTGGAAGGAAGTATTCCGACTTCAATTGGGAGACTTCAAATGCTAAATCAACTCAAATTATACAGGAATAGATTCACAGGGCCAATCCCTTCTTCTTTTGAAAACTTGACACTCTTGATTGAACTCTCCTTAAGTGAAAATCTCTTGCAAGGAAAAATACCTTCAAGTCTTGCAAAATGCAAATATTTGTTACGCTTGGACCTTTCCAGTAATAGTTTCAgtgatatcatccctagagAGATATTTGATTTTTCCACGTTGATAGAGCTAAACTTGAGTAGAAACTCATTCTTTGGTTTTTTACCTTTGCAAGTAGGTCGACTAACCAATCTTGGAATCCTAGATGTTTTTGAGAACATATTGTGTGGGGAAATCCCTAGCACCCTTGGCATTTGTACAAGCCTAGAGCACCTTTTTATGGAGGTGTCTCTGGTCTTGCAGCATATACTTGGGGATTAA